One window of Henckelia pumila isolate YLH828 unplaced genomic scaffold, ASM3356847v2 CTG_525:::fragment_3, whole genome shotgun sequence genomic DNA carries:
- the LOC140873009 gene encoding subtilisin-like protease SBT1.8 produces MGLKSRNFSSVIRFCATFLILQAFLVSVLAKKTYIVRVKNHQKPVSYSTHGEWYADHLASSSPESLLYTYDTAYHGFAAVLDLEEVESLRRLDSVVGVYEDKVYSLHTTRTPQFLGLDAQLSPWTGHGLQELNRALQDVVVGVLDTGVWPESKSFNDVGMPDVPSRWRGECESAHDFNPKIHCNKKLIGARFFSKGYNQMVSSLKKKDLPSPRDYDGHGTHTASTAAGSEVANASLFGYAKGKARGMATHARLATYKVCGKTGCLGSDILAGMDRAIRDGVDVLSLSLGGGSETYARDTIAIGAFSAMEKGIFVSCSAGNGGPAKSSLTNVAPWIMTVGAGSIDRDFPAFATLGNGKKYTGVSLYSGKGMGEKEVELVYNNGKNSSSNLCLAGSLDPTLVRGKVVLCDRGISARVEKGAVVKDAGGIGMILANTAASGEELVADSHLLPAVAVGRKVGDKIRQYVKTQKNPKALLSFGGTVVNVKPSPVVAAFSSRGPNTITPQILKPDVIGPGVNILAAWSEAVGPTGLEMDTRRSRFNIISGTSMSCPHISGLAALLKAAHPNWSPSAIKSALMTTAYTLDTTNSPLRDAADYSLSTPFAHGSGHVDPQTALSPGLVYDATPEDYISFLCSLNYTLRMIEAISKHPNVTCDRRFHDPGQLNYPSFSVLFGNSRVVRYTRELTNVGAAGSIYNVSVENPPNVVMIVKPSSLLFKNAGDKRRFTATFVLKKGANQSSGNVFGSITWSNAQHRVRSPVSFSWMRV; encoded by the exons ATGGGATTAAAGTCACGAAATTTCTCTTCGGtgatcaggttttgtgccaccTTTTTGATTCTTCAGGCCTTTTTGGTGTCGGTCTTAGCCAAGAAAACCTACATTGTTCGTGTTAAGAATCACCAGAAACCCGTTTCTTATTCGACCCATGGTGAATGGTACGCCGACCATTTGGCTTCCTCTTCCCCCGAGTCGCTTCTGTATACCTACGACACCGCATATCATGGCTTCGCCGCCGTGCTGGATCTGGAGGAGGTCGAGTCCCTTCGAAGATTGGATTCTGTTGTTGGAGTCTATGAGGACAAAGTTTACTCCCTTCATACCACTCGCACTCCGCAGTTTCTCGGGTTGGACGCTCAGCTTAGCCCGTGGACTGGCCATGGTCTGCAGGAACTCAATCGGGCGTTACAGGATGTTGTTGTCGGGGTTTTGGATACAGGGGTGTGGCCGGAATCGAAGTCCTTCAATGATGTCGGTATGCCTGATGTACCATCCAGATGGCGCGGCGAGTGTGAATCTGCGCATGATTTTAATCCCAAAATCCATTGCAATAAGAAGCTTATCGGTGCGAGGTTTTTCTCCAAAGGTTATAACCAAATGGTGTCGAGTTTGAAGAAGAAGGATTTGCCATCCCCTCGAGATTACGATGGCCATGGAACTCATACGGCGAGCACTGCCGCAGGGTCTGAAGTGGCGAACGCGAGTCTCTTCGGGTACGCGAAGGGAAAAGCCCGAGGTATGGCCACCCACGCCAGATTGGCGACCTACAAAGTTTGCGGGAAAACGGGTTGTCTTGGCTCCGACATACTTGCCGGAATGGACCGTGCCATACGCGACGGAGTCGACGTCTTATCTTTGTCCCTCGGCGGTGGATCTGAGACGTATGCGCGAGATACAATCGCGATAGGAGCTTTCTCAGCTATGGAGAAGGGGATTTTCGTGTCATGTTCAGCAGGAAATGGCGGGCCAGCTAAATCTTCTCTGACGAATGTTGCGCCATGGATCATGACCGTCGGCGCCGGCTCCATAGACCGTGATTTTCCGGCGTTCGCCACATTGGGAAACGGGAAGAAGTACACCGGTGTATCATTGTACAGTGGAAAAGGCATGGGTGAGAAGGAAGTTGAATTAGTGTACAACAATGGCAAGAACAGTTCCAGCAATTTGTGCTTAGCAGGATCCCTGGATCCCACTCTAGTGCGTGGGAAAGTGGTGCTGTGTGATAGAGGGATCAGCGCGAGGGTGGAGAAAGGTGCGGTGGTGAAGGACGCCGGTGGGATCGGAATGATACTGGCGAACACGGCGGCGAGCGGGGAGGAACTGGTAGCAGACAGCCACCTCTTGCCGGCGGTGGCAGTCGGGAGGAAAGTGGGCGACAAGATAAGACAGTACGTGAAAACCCAGAAGAATCCCAAGGCGTTGCTGAGCTTCGGTGGGACGGTGGTGAACGTGAAGCCGTCTCCGGTGGTGGCGGCGTTCAGTTCGAGGGGGCCCAACACGATTACGCCGCAGATTTTGAAGCCCGATGTTATCGGGCCGGGTGTGAATATCTTGGCAGCATGGTCGGAAGCAGTCGGGCCCACTGGGCTTGAGATGGACACTAGAAGGAGTCGGTTCAATATCATATCTG GTACTTCCATGTCCTGCCCGCATATCTCTGGCCTAGCAGCCCTTCTAAAGGCAGCGCATCCGAACTGGAGCCCGAGTGCCATCAAATCTGCCTTGATGACCACTGCCTACACGCTTGACACCACCAATTCCCCTCTTCGCGATGCAGCCGATTACTCACTCTCCACTCCATTTGCTCATGGTTCCGGCCATGTCGACCCTCAAACAGCCCTCTCCCCTGGGCTGGTTTACGATGCCACCCCTGAAGATTACATCTCTTTTCTATGCTCGCTGAACTACACACTCAGGATGATTGAAGCCATCTCGAAACATCCTAACGTCACTTGTGACAGGAGATTTCATGACCCTGGCCAGCTCAACTATCCTTCTTTCTCGGTGTTGTTCGGTAACTCCAGGGTCGTGCGTTACACTCGGGAGCTGACCAATGTTGGAGCGGCTGGATCTATCTACAATGTGTCTGTTGAAAATCCCCCTAATGTGGTTATGATTGTTAAACCGTCGAGCCTTCTTTTCAAGAACGCGGGGGACAAAAGACGTTTCACAGCTACATTCGTTTTGAAGAAGGGGGCGAATCAATCTTCTGGGAATGTTTTTGGGTCGATTACTTGGAGTAACGCGCAGCATCGAGTGAGGAGCCCCGTTTCGTTCTCGTGGATGCGGGTTTGA
- the LOC140873284 gene encoding uncharacterized protein, protein MDAFIPPVSLEESRIFQKIDRQLYAILVLDLWRNPLECLQVMGLWLWFERIGFSNAICKILSQPSFLINDLADEAIACLKCMESAQFPLQFEATEIPLTQNILQNNVSLKFFHLHRHTAYPEIQTLIMEVYVPVLSDIMEKACCSGSVQTVTGGQNSMQGHAASSANPMMVAQSSYDGPSMRSFSNINTQVSTPPPQSHVTHANEPALYERTMFATFSKGYPVSESEIRQFFSRVYGNCVESVHMQEVRADEQALYARVVFHRPAFIESVLNGMNKAKFSINGKHVWMRKFVPNTSKP, encoded by the coding sequence ATGGATGCGTTTATTCCACCTGTTTCACTAGAGGAATCCAGGATTTTTCAGAAGATTGATAGGCAACTGTATGCCATTCTTGTGCTGGATCTTTGGCGAAATCCCTTGGAATGCCTGCAGGTCATGGGACTATGGCTTTGGTTCGAACGGATAGGCTTTAGCAATGCCATATGTAAAATCTTATCGCAACCTTCGTTTCTTATCAACGACCTCGCTGATGAGGCCATAGCATGCCTCAAGTGCATGGAAAGCGCCCAGTTCCCACTCCAGTTTGAAGCAACTGAAATTCCGCTCACTCAGAACATCCTGCAAAATAACGTCTCTCTCAAATTTTTCCACCTCCATCGACATACTGCGTACCCGGAAATTCAAACCCTGATTATGGAGGTATACGTCCCTGTACTATCCGACATAATGGAGAAAGCCTGTTGTAGTGGTTCTGTTCAAACCGTGACTGGTGGCCAGAATAGCATGCAAGGCCATGCTGCATCGAGTGCAAACCCTATGATGGTGGCGCAGTCATCTTATGACGGCCCGTCAATGCGAAGCTTCTCTAACATAAACACCCAAGTAAGCACCCCTCCTCCCCAAAGCCATGTGACTCACGCAAATGAGCCGGCACTATACGAGAGGACCATGTTTGCTACGTTCTCTAAGGGGTACCCCGTCTCTGAAAGTGAAATAAGGCAATTTTTCTCGAGGGTCTATGGGAACTGCGTAGAGTCGGTCCACATGCAAGAGGTTAGGGCCGACGAACAAGCTCTCTACGCAAGAGTCGTCTTCCACAGGCCAGCTTTCATAGAGAGCGTTCTTAATGGGATGAACAAAGCGAAATTCTCCATCAATGGTAAGCATGTTTGGATGCGTAAATTCGTGCCAAACACCAGCAAGCCGTAA
- the LOC140873280 gene encoding MOB kinase activator-like 1A has protein sequence MSLFGIGSSKNKKTFRIKKNSPSSSKGLLLQPRIDSTLGKYGNLREVVVLPQGEDINEWLAINTVDFFNHVSVLYATLTEFCTPETCPKMSAGPKFEYRWADGVTIKKPIEVSAPKYVEYLMDWIEAQLEDESIFPQQIGQPFPPNFQDVVKTILKRLFRVYGHVYHSHYQKILGLEEETHLNTCFQHFVLFTSEFGLIAKEELEPLDELIELVLRS, from the exons atGAGTCTGTTTGGAATTGGAAGCAG caaaaacaagaaaactttCCGTATTAAGAAGAATTCCCCTTCTAGCAGTAAG GGTTTGCTGCTACAGCCTCGTATTGATTCGACGCTGGGTAAGTATGGTAACTTAAGGGAAGTTGTGGTACTTCCCCAAGGAGAGGATATTAACGAATGGTTGGCCATAAATA CTGTTGACTTCTTTAACCATGTAAGCGTTCTTTACGCGACTCTAACCGAGTTTTGCACACCAGAAACTTGTCCTAAGATGTCAGCTGGACCAAA GTTTGAGTACAGATGGGCTGATGGTGTGACCATAAAGAAGCCTATAGAGGTATCTGCACCGAAATATGTCGAGTATTTAATGGACTGGATCGAAGCTCAGCTCGAGGATGAGTCCATCTTTCCTCAACAAATAG GCCAACCCTTCCCACCGAACTTCCAAGACGTCGTGAAAACCATACTAAAACGTCTTTTCCGTGTGTATGGGCATGTATATCACTCACATTACCAGAAGATATTGGGTCTAGAAGAAGAAACTCATCTCAACACTTGCTTCCAGCATTTTGTTCTGTTTACTTCG GAATTCGGCTTGATCGCCAAGGAAGAACTCGAGCCCCTCGATGAGCTGATCGAGCTAGTTTTACGATCCTAG
- the LOC140873030 gene encoding 12-oxophytodienoate reductase 3 encodes MAETKVDGGSPSLFSPYKMGRFNLSHRVVLAPMTRCRALNSIPQPALARYYSQRATDGGFLITEGTMISPTAAGFPHVPGIFNKEQVEAWRPVVDAVHAKGAIIFCQLWHVGRASHQALQPGGIAPLSSTDKPISNRWRVLLPDGSHAIYPKPRKLETPEIPELVEHYRQAALNAIEAGFDGIEIHGAHGYLIDQFLKNGINERSDEYGGSLENRCKFLTQLVQATVSAIGADRVGVRISPAIDHLDAMDSNPLTLGLAVVERLNKIQTDHGSKLAYLHVTQPRYTAYGQTESGRHGSVEEEAQFMRTWRRAYKGTFICSGGFTRQLGIEAVAQDEADLVAYGRFFISNPDLVKRLEINAPLTRYIRATFYTHDPVVGYTDYPFLGSDAAKNVPLSRL; translated from the exons ATGGCGGAAACGAAGGTGGATGGAGGAAGCCCGTCTCTTTTCTCACCATACAAGATGGGAAGATTCAATCTTTCTCACAG GGTGGTTCTTGCTCCCATGACCAGATGCAGGGCTTTGAACAGTATTCCCCAGCCTGCCCTTGCTCGATATTACTCACAGAGAGCTACAGATGGTGGATTTCTCATCACAGAGGGCACCATGATCTCCCCCACTGCTGCAGG GTTTCCACACGTGCCAGGTATTTTTAACAAGGAGCAAGTGGAGGCGTGGAGGCCAGTTGTGGATGCTGTTCATGCCAAGGGTGCTATTATCTTCTGTCAATTGTGGCATGTTGGCCGAGCTTCTCATCAAG CGCTTCAGCCTGGTGGAATCGCTCCGCTTTCATCCACGGACAAGCCAATATCCAACAGGTGGAGGGTGCTTTTGCCGGACGGGAGTCACGCGATTTACCCGAAACCACGTAAATTGGAAACTCCTGAGATCCCTGAGCTGGTAGAACACTATCGTCAGGCCGCCCTGAATGCTATTGAAGCAG GTTTCGATGGTATCGAGATCCACGGGGCTCACGGGTATCTCATCGATCAATTTTTGAAGAACGGAATCAACGAAAGATCAGACGAGTATGGTGGATCTCTAGAAAACCGCTGCAAATTCTTGACACAGTTAGTTCAAGCAACCGTGTCAGCCATCGGAGCTGACCGAGTAGGCGTCAGAATTTCgcctgcaatagaccacctcgACGCAATGGACTCAAACCCACTCACCCTCGGGCTCGCAGTAGTGGAGAGGCTCAACAAGATTCAAACAGATCATGGCTCAAAACTGGCGTATCTCCATGTGACTCAGCCCCGATACACGGCCTACGGGCAAACAGAGTCAGGTAGACATGGCAGTGTGGAAGAGGAGGCACAATTCATGAGGACTTGGCGAAGGGCGTACAAGGGAACTTTCATATGTAGCGGCGGATTCACTAGACAGCTAGGAATCGAGGCCGTGGCTCAGGATGAAGCCGATTTGGTGGCGTACGGGCGGTTCTTTATTTCGAATCCAGACTTGGTGAAGAGACTCGAGATCAATGCACCTCTGACCAGGTACATCAGGGCTACCTTTTATACGCATGATCCCGTCGTGGGATACACGGACTACCCTTTTCTGGGAAGCGATGCCGCGAAAAACGTCCCCCTGTCGCGTCTTTGA
- the LOC140873102 gene encoding uncharacterized protein produces MGNTNGNGNPPPPPPAQNGVKFHYESLRKNRTEMFKGDADPEVGRNWMKKMEDQLRLLEVPEALKVEVTIPFLEDKARKWWEAVLPAMLAAGAITWQQFRTAFLKQYFPAEVRIQKLSEFEILIQTSDMIVVEYTSKFNELGSYAPTIMGDDELKLHRFKKGLNSRIQSALAVFQPANFADLMGAAIRAESDIKRREDDFKNKRPLSGQSSAIGPTPKRPNQSGGSFKGTASVPNRPMIKPCPTYNFRPKGSVVGRLALVLTVPRTGLNGSATQAQPKETKPNARVFAITQEEADDANEVVAGTILINTKPAYVLFDCDVTHSFISKRFTKKIGLVHEKLTEPLRVATPTNKIIETLKIHRKCKMCVCEQIFDADLVELNMVEFDVILGMDWLSRNHAVVNCRDKNVKLRTPNHEEITFQGKIKMRKPLLSASQAWKAIKGREEVYLAMVSEVKEEPELQLEDLLIVREFLDVFPEELPGMVPDREIEFEIQLEPGAAPISKAPYRMAPAELKELKEQLQELLDKKQIRPSASPWGAPVLFVKKKDGSMRLYLRSGYHQLKVKAEDIPKTAF; encoded by the exons ATGGGAAATACCAATGGCAACGGCAATCCGCCACCTCCCCCACCTGCTCAGAACGGAGTCAAATTCCATTATGAATCGCTCCGTAAGAACCGAACTGAAATGTTTAAGGGAGATGCTGACCCAGAAGTGGGAAGAAATTGGATGAAGAAAATGGAGGACCAATTGCGTTTACTTGAAGTCCCTGAAGCACTTAAAGTGGAGGTAACAATTCCTTTTCTGGAGGATAAAGCAAGGAAATGGTGGGAAGCTGTCTTGCCTGCTATGTTAGCTGCTGGAGCAATCACATGGCAACAGTTTCGCACTGCGTTCCTGAAGCAGTATTTTCCAGCTGAGGTTCGAATTCAGAAGCTAAGTGAATTTGAAATTCTCATACAAACTTCAGATATGATAGTGGTGGAGTACACTTCTAAGTTTAATGAGCTTGGATCTTATGCCCCTACCATTATGGGAGATGATGAACTGAAGCTGCACCGCTTCAAAAAGGGATTGAATAGCCGAATCCAGTCGGCATTAGCAGTTTTTCAACCTGCCAACTTTGCAGACTTGATGGGAGCAGCTATCCGAGCTGAATCGGATATCAAACGTCGGGAAGACGACTTCAAGAACAAACGACCTCTGTCTGGTCAATCTTCTGCTATCGGGCCAACACCCAAGCGCCCGAACCAATCTGGTGGATCGTTCAAGGGAACTGCCTCTGTGCCTAATCGACCAATGATCAAACCATGTCCTACCTACAATTTTCGACCGAAGGGGAGTGTCGTCGGAAGACTGGcgcttgttttaactgtg CCAAGGACCGGGCTGAATGGTAGTGCTACACAGGCCCAACCTAAAGAGACAAAGCCCAACGCCCGTGTGTTTGCTATCACACAAGAAGAGGCTGATGACGCGAATGAAGTCGTGGCAGGTACTATTTTAATCAATACTAagcctgcatatgttttatttgattgtgatgtcACTCATTCATTTATATCTAAGAGATTTACTAAGAAGATAGGGCTTGTCCATGAGAAACTAACTGAACCACTGAGAGTAGCAACCCCTACTAACAAGATAATTGAGACACTCAAGATACATAGGAAATGTAAGATGTGTGTCTGTGAACAAATCTTTGATGCTGATTTGGTTGAACTCAACATGGTAGAATTTGATGTTATccttgggatggattggttgtctAGAAACCATGCAGTGGTTAACTGTCGGGATAAGAATGTTAAACTTCGAACCCCAAACCACGAAGAAATTACATTCCAAGGTAAGATCAAGATGCGAAAACCCCTCTTGTCGGCCTCCCAAGCATGGAAGGCGATAAAAGGTCGCGAAGAAGTTTACCTAGCTATGGTGAGCGAGGTAAAAGAAGAGCCAGAGCTCCAACTAGAAGACCTTCTGATTGTACGAGAGTTTttggatgtctttccggaggaacTGCCCGGAATGGTTCCAGACCGAGAGATTGAATTTGAAATTCAGCTAGAACCTGGTGCTGCTCCGATTTCGAAAGCtccttaccgaatggcaccaGCGGAACTCAAGGAATTGAAAGAGCAACTGCAAGAGTTGCTGGACAAGAAGCAAATTAGACCGAGTGCATCCCCGTGGGGAGCCCCAgtcttatttgtcaagaagaaggatggaagCATGAGACTGT ATCTGCGGTCGGgctatcaccagttgaaggtcaAGGCAGAAGATATTCCGAAGACGGCTTTCTGA